A stretch of Crossiella cryophila DNA encodes these proteins:
- a CDS encoding helical backbone metal receptor, with the protein MRDDLGEPVRLGAVPRRVVSLVPSLTEALAATVPGVLAGVTDYCTHPPLDLPRIGGSKYPRVPDVLAAQPDLVLANAEENRPEDVARLRAAGIPVWVSAAPATVPAALDSLARFFREVFTADPPWLTQARDLWSDLPEQQATVLVPVWRRPWVVLGRATFAGDVLRRLGFGNVYADHPDRYPRPPLAELLGCGADLVVLPDEPYEFTATDGPEVFPGRRCVLLSGRLLTWYGPSLVPARAELAAAFSP; encoded by the coding sequence ATGCGCGACGACCTCGGCGAACCGGTCCGCCTCGGCGCTGTGCCGAGGCGGGTCGTCTCGCTGGTCCCCTCGCTCACCGAGGCCCTGGCCGCCACCGTGCCCGGTGTGCTCGCCGGGGTCACCGACTACTGCACCCACCCACCGCTGGACCTGCCGCGGATCGGCGGCTCCAAGTACCCGCGGGTGCCCGATGTCCTTGCCGCCCAACCCGATCTGGTACTCGCCAACGCCGAGGAGAACCGCCCCGAGGACGTCGCCCGGCTCCGCGCCGCCGGCATCCCGGTCTGGGTGAGCGCCGCGCCGGCCACCGTCCCGGCCGCGCTGGACTCGCTGGCCCGCTTCTTCCGCGAGGTCTTCACCGCCGACCCGCCCTGGCTGACCCAGGCCCGCGACCTGTGGTCGGACCTGCCCGAGCAGCAAGCCACCGTGCTGGTCCCGGTCTGGCGCCGTCCCTGGGTCGTCCTCGGCCGCGCCACCTTCGCCGGCGATGTGTTGCGCCGCCTGGGTTTCGGCAACGTCTACGCCGACCACCCCGACCGCTACCCACGCCCGCCACTGGCCGAACTGCTCGGCTGCGGCGCGGACCTGGTGGTGCTGCCGGACGAACCGTACGAGTTCACCGCCACCGACGGCCCGGAGGTCTTCCCGGGCCGCCGCTGCGTGCTGCTCTCCGGCCGCCTGCTCACCTGGTACGGGCCCTCGCTGGTGCCTGCCAGGGCCGAACTGGCGGCGGCGTTCAGCCCCTGA